A genomic window from Gossypium hirsutum isolate 1008001.06 chromosome D10, Gossypium_hirsutum_v2.1, whole genome shotgun sequence includes:
- the LOC107914567 gene encoding berberine bridge enzyme-like 8 gives MGKLKAVVVVTMISTVLLSILWRATLHLEDNESFVRCLLDHSHPSHPISSAIYTPKSSSFSSVLEFYIRNLRFNESSTPKPFLILTALHESHIQAAVTCGKSHGVQLKIRSGGHDYEGLSYVSTLPFFLLDMFNLRSIDVDIETETAWVQTGATLGEVFYRIAEKSKTHGFPAGVCPTVGVGGHISGAGYGNMMRKYGVSADNVLDALIIDANGRLLDRQSMGEDLFWAIRGGGGASFAVVLAYKIKLVRVPETVTVFQVDRTLEEDATDIVDQWQHVAYNLPQELFIRLMLDVVVKRSGEKTLRASFVSLFLGDSESLLSIMKERFPKLGLSKSDCIETSWVKSVLFWSNIPLETDIQVLLDRTPQTLDYLKRKSDYVREPIPKAGLESLWKKMMELEKPRMYFNPYGGKMAEIAAEEIPFPHRAGNLWKIQYLANWNEAGIEAANRYIDLTRRLHEFMTPFVSKNPRQAFLNYRDADLGSSSHGKASYSEARLNGMKWFMGNFDRLVQIKTEVDPTNFFSYEQSIPLLPHQVHLDDDM, from the coding sequence ATGGGGAAATTGAAGGCGGTGGTGGTTGTTACAATGATTTCCACCGTTCTTCTATCTATTCTATGGAGGGCAACGTTACATTTAGAGGATAATGAAAGTTTTGTTCGATGTCTTTTAGATCATTCTCACCCTTCTCATCCCATTTCATCAGCAATCTATACGCCTAAATCCTCCTCCTTTTCATCTGTTTTGGAATTTTACATTAGAAACCTACGATTCAACGAGTCCTCCACACCAAAGCCTTTCCTTATTCTCACTGCACTCCATGAATCCCACATCCAAGCTGCCGTTACTTGCGGTAAAAGCCATGGGGTTCAGTTGAAAATTCGAAGTGGAGGCCATGATTACGAGGGCTTATCTTATGTATCTACTCTTCCTTTCTTTCTCCTCGACATGTTCAATCTTCGATCCATAGATGTCGACATAGAAACCGAGACGGCTTGGGTTCAAACAGGAGCCACTCTTGGCGAAGTTTTTTATAGAATCGCGGAGAAGAGCAAAACACATGGGTTCCCAGCTGGTGTTTGCCCCACTGTTGGCGTTGGTGGTCACATTAGTGGAGCTGGTTATGGTAATATGATGAGAAAATATGGTGTGTCTGCTGATAACGTTCTCGATGCTCTTATTATCGATGCTAATGGTAGACTCCTCGATAGACAATCTATGGGTGAAGATCTTTTTTGGGCCATTAGAGGAGGTGGAGGTGCGAGCTTTGCTGTCGTTCTTGCATATAAAATCAAGTTGGTTCGCGTCCCGGAGACAGTGACAGTGTTTCAGGTTGACAGAACTCTTGAAGAAGATGCTACAGACATTGTAGACCAATGGCAACATGTTGCATATAATCTGCCTCAAGAACTCTTCATCAGACTTATGTTGGATGTAGTAGTAAAAAGAAGTGGTGAAAAGACTTTGAGGGCTTCCTTCGTTTCCCTGTTTCTTGGAGATTCAGAGAGCCTCCTTTCGATCATGAAGGAGAGGTTCCCCAAGTTGGGTTTATCCAAATCTGACTGCATTGAAACAAGCTGGGTTAAATCAGTGCTATTTTGGTCCAACATTCCACTCGAAACAGACATTCAAGTGTTGCTTGATCGAACTCCTCAAACATTGGATTATCTGAAGAGGAAATCAGATTATGTGAGAGAGCCAATCCCGAAGGCTGGTTTGGAGTCGCTTTGGAAGAAAATGATGGAGCTGGAAAAGCCTAGAATGTACTTTAATCCTTATGGTGGAAAAATGGCGGAAATTGCAGCAGAAGAAATTCCATTCCCACATAGAGCTGGAAATCTATGGAAGATTCAATATCTGGCGAATTGGAACGAAGCAGGGATTGAAGCAGCAAATCGTTACATAGATTTGACAAGGAGACTCCACGAGTTCATGACTCCTTTTGTGTCAAAGAACCCAAGGCAAGCATTTCTAAACTACAGAGACGCTGATTTGGGAAGCAGCTCCCATGGAAAAGCCTCGTATTCGGAAGCAAGACTTAATGGGATGAAGTGGTTTATGGGTAATTTCGACAGATTAGTGCAGATTAAAACGGAGGTTGATCCTACTAATTTCTTTAGTTATGAACAGAGCATCCCACTTCTCCCGCACCAAGTACATTTGGATgatgatatgtga